One part of the Fusobacterium sp. JB019 genome encodes these proteins:
- the yajC gene encoding preprotein translocase subunit YajC — protein MNQIFAKYGTVIMIAIWIAIIYFFMVMPNKKKQKKQKAMMDALKDGDEIVTIGGIKGTITRVDESFVVVKIDKGTHMTIRKSAVAVVLD, from the coding sequence ATGAATCAAATTTTTGCAAAATACGGAACTGTAATAATGATTGCAATATGGATAGCAATTATATATTTCTTTATGGTTATGCCAAATAAGAAGAAACAAAAGAAACAAAAAGCTATGATGGATGCGTTAAAAGACGGAGATGAAATTGTAACTATTGGAGGAATAAAAGGGACTATCACAAGAGTAGATGAATCTTTTGTTGTTGTAAAAATAGATAAAGGTACACATATGACTATTAGAAAGTCAGCTGTTGCAGTTGTACTAGACTAA
- the dnaJ gene encoding molecular chaperone DnaJ, whose protein sequence is MEKKDYYDLLGVEKTASDSEIKKAYRKLAMKYHPDKFSNASEKEKKEAENKFKEINEAYQVLSDSDKRSKYDRFGHAAFENGGGGAGGFGGFGGFGGAEDIFSSFFGGGFGGSSRSRGPEPGDDLRVDVTVTLEEVAKGGEKEIKYTRMGNCSKCNGSGAEPGTKTKTCPKCHGAGRIEQIQRTMLGNFKNVVECDECHGKGKIPETKCSKCRGTGVEREQIKKKIKIPVGIHDGQRLRMSGMGDASSEGGENGDLYIFFHVKEHKFFIRDEEDIICQVPITFTKATLGGEIAIPTLDGKKTIKIAKGTQNGKVLRLRGQGINNPRAYSPGDLLVKIIIEVPTNLNAEQEKLLKEFDDSLKDKNYKMNKGFLNKLKDLFMN, encoded by the coding sequence ATGGAAAAAAAAGATTATTATGATCTTTTAGGAGTAGAAAAAACAGCTTCTGATTCAGAAATAAAAAAAGCATATAGAAAGCTTGCTATGAAATATCATCCAGATAAATTTAGTAATGCAAGTGAGAAAGAGAAAAAAGAAGCTGAAAATAAATTTAAAGAAATTAATGAAGCATATCAAGTTTTATCTGATTCAGATAAAAGATCAAAATATGATAGATTTGGTCATGCAGCCTTTGAAAATGGTGGAGGAGGAGCTGGCGGATTCGGTGGATTTGGCGGATTTGGTGGCGCAGAAGATATATTCTCTTCATTTTTTGGAGGAGGTTTTGGAGGTAGTTCAAGATCTAGAGGTCCAGAACCAGGAGATGATTTAAGAGTAGATGTCACAGTGACTCTAGAAGAAGTAGCTAAAGGTGGAGAAAAAGAAATAAAATATACAAGAATGGGAAATTGTTCTAAATGTAATGGAAGTGGAGCAGAACCAGGGACAAAAACTAAGACATGTCCAAAATGTCATGGTGCAGGTAGAATAGAACAAATTCAAAGAACAATGTTAGGAAACTTTAAGAATGTTGTTGAGTGTGATGAATGTCATGGAAAAGGGAAAATACCTGAGACTAAATGTTCTAAATGTAGAGGAACAGGAGTTGAAAGAGAGCAAATTAAGAAAAAAATAAAAATTCCTGTGGGAATTCATGATGGTCAAAGATTAAGAATGTCAGGAATGGGAGATGCTAGTTCAGAAGGTGGAGAAAATGGAGATTTATATATATTCTTCCATGTTAAAGAACATAAATTCTTTATAAGAGATGAAGAAGATATTATTTGCCAGGTTCCAATTACGTTTACAAAGGCAACATTAGGTGGAGAAATAGCAATTCCTACATTAGATGGAAAGAAAACTATAAAAATAGCAAAAGGAACTCAAAATGGAAAAGTGTTAAGATTAAGGGGTCAAGGAATTAATAATCCTAGAGCTTATTCTCCTGGAGATCTTTTAGTTAAAATAATAATAGAGGTTCCAACTAATTTAAATGCAGAACAAGAAAAATTACTAAAAGAATTTGATGATAGTTTAAAAGATAAAAATTATAAAATGAATAAGGGATTTTTAAATAAATTGAAAGATTTATTCATGAACTAA